The Xenorhabdus doucetiae genome has a window encoding:
- the mltD gene encoding murein transglycosylase D, which translates to MKTKAILFASVLLAGCQSSLQPKAPSQQQAQKKMSSTNQKADGIAGSGDSANWKVSPTAQQDLWGHIHDELKMEIPDNSRVSEQQNYYLKHKSHIQNVILRAEPYIYWIVEQLDERHMPMELVFLPIVESAFNPHATSYAKAAGLWQIIPSTGRHYGLTQDKWYDARRDVAASTTVALDMLEHLNARFNGDWLLTIAAYNSGEGRVLRAIKDNKAQGKPTDFWSLSLPRETMHYVPKILALSHIIRHNEKFSFKLPKPNSQQALAKVEVGQQIMLSQAAELSGLSLTSIRAYNSGYKQGITSPHGPHYIMLPKMNADQFKTFLADKKVLQDIRLAVAHSNRKLQQQSHYTVRTGDTLSAIAKRFNTTHRELQRLNSLKTADRLKIGQVLKVDNNGPVTYQVRKGDSFFSIAKRHGVNLNDLMNWNKNIKIKDIKPGIALTLYLN; encoded by the coding sequence ATGAAGACAAAAGCGATTTTGTTCGCCTCTGTTCTTCTTGCTGGGTGTCAATCGAGCCTGCAACCCAAGGCTCCTTCCCAGCAACAAGCACAGAAGAAGATGTCTTCAACGAATCAGAAAGCAGACGGTATTGCAGGATCAGGAGATTCTGCAAACTGGAAAGTGAGTCCGACAGCCCAACAAGATTTGTGGGGACATATTCACGATGAGTTGAAGATGGAGATTCCTGATAATAGCAGGGTGAGCGAGCAACAAAACTATTACTTAAAACACAAGAGCCATATCCAAAATGTAATATTGCGTGCCGAGCCGTATATTTATTGGATAGTTGAGCAACTTGATGAGCGACATATGCCAATGGAGCTGGTATTTCTGCCCATCGTGGAAAGTGCATTTAACCCCCATGCAACTTCTTACGCCAAGGCAGCCGGCTTATGGCAGATTATCCCAAGTACAGGCCGTCATTATGGCCTGACACAAGATAAATGGTACGATGCCCGTCGTGACGTTGCGGCATCAACGACCGTTGCCCTTGATATGCTGGAACACCTCAATGCACGATTTAATGGGGATTGGCTTTTGACGATTGCCGCTTACAACAGTGGTGAAGGCCGGGTTCTGCGTGCCATCAAGGACAATAAAGCCCAAGGGAAACCCACCGATTTCTGGTCGTTGTCACTGCCACGGGAAACCATGCATTATGTTCCCAAGATCTTGGCACTGAGTCATATCATTCGCCATAACGAAAAATTTAGTTTCAAACTTCCCAAGCCGAACAGCCAACAAGCACTGGCTAAAGTGGAAGTCGGGCAACAAATTATGTTATCACAGGCGGCTGAACTCTCCGGGCTATCGCTGACATCAATCAGGGCCTATAACTCTGGCTATAAACAAGGTATAACGTCTCCTCATGGGCCGCATTACATTATGCTGCCCAAAATGAACGCAGACCAATTTAAGACGTTCCTGGCAGATAAAAAAGTCTTGCAAGACATTCGCCTGGCTGTTGCGCACAGCAATCGCAAGTTACAGCAACAAAGCCACTATACGGTTCGTACCGGAGATACATTGTCAGCAATTGCGAAGCGCTTCAATACAACGCACCGCGAGTTGCAAAGGTTGAACAGCTTAAAAACCGCTGATCGGCTCAAGATCGGCCAAGTACTAAAAGTTGATAATAATGGCCCCGTCACCTACCAAGTGCGCAAAGGTGATTCATTTTTCAGCATTGCTAAACGCCACGGTGTAAACCTGAATGATCTGATGAATTGGAATAAAAACATTAAAATCAAAGATATTAAACCGGGTATTGCGCTGACCCTTTATCTTAATTAA
- a CDS encoding GIN domain-containing protein, with protein MKKIAILMALISGTTFHSIAMAAEKMIEVQSFTAVNAQKGINIRIKCAATSSLKVKGIQSSIDKLDITHNGDTLSLINDAVKKDIPLTKALDITLYTDNPLNTLATKAGVKMKVDACAINNERLEVSGEMGSKIDVAGKTKHLDLNLNMGAIFNKTSQKFSADSAKVSLSMGANAFLCHIPKITGNLTTGTRISVDKKAIVKTTDNFASEISTDSCS; from the coding sequence ATGAAAAAAATAGCAATTTTGATGGCATTAATTTCAGGAACCACATTCCATTCCATCGCAATGGCAGCAGAAAAAATGATTGAGGTGCAGAGTTTCACCGCCGTTAACGCACAAAAAGGGATTAATATCAGGATCAAATGCGCTGCAACTTCATCACTGAAAGTCAAAGGCATACAATCCTCCATAGACAAACTTGATATCACTCATAATGGCGATACACTGAGTTTGATTAATGACGCGGTCAAAAAAGATATCCCTCTTACTAAAGCGCTTGATATTACGCTATACACTGATAATCCGCTGAATACTTTGGCGACTAAAGCCGGCGTAAAAATGAAGGTAGACGCATGCGCCATAAATAATGAAAGGTTGGAAGTTTCAGGTGAAATGGGCAGTAAAATCGACGTTGCGGGTAAAACCAAGCACTTAGATCTCAATCTGAATATGGGCGCGATATTTAACAAAACGTCTCAAAAATTCAGCGCCGATTCCGCCAAAGTATCTTTGAGCATGGGAGCAAATGCTTTTCTCTGCCATATTCCAAAAATCACCGGTAACCTGACCACAGGAACCCGTATTTCCGTCGATAAAAAAGCAATAGTCAAAACCACGGATAATTTCGCCAGCGAAATATCAACGGATTCTTGTTCGTAA
- a CDS encoding MBL fold metallo-hydrolase: MKNILKASALAITLSFTTAITSTIPTAFAQPANQLVNQAPGYYHQMLGDFMVTAIYDGYIYLSPSLLKGIENKDIQTLLARMFQIEEKDGVQTAINAYLVNTKEGLVLIDTGGGKCFGPTMGNIVDNIRAAGYTPEAVKTILLTHMHPDHICGLSSANGKTAFPNATVYAAQEEKDFWLNPEIAASAPKESRSMFKMAQDAIAPYIAKKAFHTFKSGDNVTPGIEIISTFGHTPGHTSFKLHSGNNSMLIWGDIVHSHSVQFTRPEVSIEFDVDNAKAVEARKYIFEKASQEKWLISAAHLPFPGIGHIRKDEQGYSWVPVEYSGMLKAEN; this comes from the coding sequence ATGAAAAATATTCTTAAAGCATCTGCTCTTGCCATTACCCTATCCTTCACTACAGCCATAACTTCAACAATACCAACAGCTTTTGCGCAACCCGCTAACCAACTCGTCAATCAGGCTCCTGGCTATTATCACCAAATGCTCGGTGATTTCATGGTCACTGCGATTTATGACGGATATATCTATCTTTCCCCCTCTTTATTAAAAGGCATTGAAAATAAAGACATCCAGACTCTGCTGGCCCGCATGTTCCAAATTGAAGAGAAAGATGGCGTTCAGACAGCGATAAATGCCTATCTTGTTAATACCAAAGAGGGATTGGTATTAATTGATACTGGCGGTGGTAAATGCTTTGGCCCAACCATGGGAAATATTGTTGATAATATCCGTGCCGCAGGGTATACACCGGAAGCAGTAAAAACAATATTACTGACACATATGCACCCAGATCACATTTGTGGTTTAAGTTCTGCAAATGGCAAAACAGCATTCCCTAATGCAACCGTTTATGCCGCGCAAGAAGAAAAAGATTTCTGGCTTAATCCAGAGATTGCCGCCTCTGCACCTAAAGAAAGTCGCTCTATGTTCAAAATGGCACAAGACGCTATCGCACCATATATTGCAAAAAAAGCATTCCACACTTTTAAAAGTGGAGATAACGTCACTCCAGGTATCGAAATAATATCCACTTTTGGCCATACTCCCGGCCATACATCATTCAAATTACACTCTGGCAACAATAGCATGCTAATTTGGGGTGATATTGTACACTCTCATTCAGTGCAATTTACGCGTCCAGAAGTTTCCATCGAATTTGATGTAGATAATGCTAAAGCAGTTGAAGCACGTAAATATATTTTCGAAAAAGCATCACAGGAAAAGTGGTTAATTAGTGCTGCACATTTACCCTTTCCTGGTATTGGCCACATTCGCAAAGATGAACAAGGATATTCTTGGGTGCCAGTAGAATATTCTGGCATGTTGAAAGCAGAGAATTAA
- the gloB gene encoding hydroxyacylglutathione hydrolase: MELIRIPALSDNYIWLLCDENKHCVIIDPAESQPVIDILAANPLIPAAILLTHHHSDHVGGVPGLLKHYPELPVYGPEETQDKGATHIVHEHNTVEIGSFSFRVMELPGHTLGHIAFYQAPYLFCGDTLFSGGCGRLFEGTAEQMFSSLEKISSLPDDTLICCAHEYTAANMKFAKAVLPDNPLIHDYYQDILKLRENSQATVPTNLQTEKKINVFLNCHDIDLQKNIGIKPNSIPLSSVFQQLRAYKDRF, translated from the coding sequence ATGGAGCTTATCAGGATCCCAGCCCTTTCAGATAACTACATTTGGCTACTTTGTGATGAAAACAAGCATTGTGTCATTATCGATCCTGCTGAATCACAGCCTGTCATTGATATTCTAGCAGCAAACCCACTTATTCCCGCGGCGATCCTGTTGACACATCACCATTCTGATCACGTTGGCGGCGTTCCCGGACTACTCAAACACTACCCCGAACTCCCGGTATATGGCCCTGAAGAGACCCAAGACAAAGGCGCAACGCATATTGTCCATGAACATAACACCGTTGAGATAGGAAGTTTCTCTTTCCGTGTTATGGAACTGCCAGGGCATACACTGGGTCACATTGCATTCTATCAGGCTCCCTATCTGTTTTGTGGAGATACGCTATTTTCTGGCGGTTGTGGACGCCTGTTTGAAGGCACTGCCGAACAAATGTTTTCCTCGCTGGAGAAAATTTCATCATTACCCGATGATACCTTGATCTGCTGTGCTCACGAATACACTGCGGCAAATATGAAATTTGCAAAAGCAGTATTACCTGATAACCCGCTTATTCACGATTATTATCAAGACATTCTTAAACTACGTGAAAATAGCCAAGCAACAGTGCCCACAAATTTACAAACAGAGAAAAAAATCAATGTTTTCTTAAATTGTCACGATATTGATTTACAAAAAAATATCGGTATCAAACCTAATTCAATACCACTTTCTTCTGTTTTTCAGCAATTAAGGGCTTATAAAGATCGGTTTTAA
- a CDS encoding class I SAM-dependent methyltransferase, with translation MRSARSIKQITLPVSWAELPWGEYYRVALERQLEPWWPKIFGFHLVKVGNLSAEIDTRSCLVSHQINVGSQGQNMDVIADPHYLPFATKSVDACLLAHMLTYSIDPHWLLREVDRIMIDDGWLVISGFNPISLLGLRKVITPIYRRQSCQAQMFSMLRQLDWLRLLNYEVIHHANFHILPWQKSSKRLDNACLSILGCLNVIIARKRTIPLTLNSMRATLLKPKFSNALGAAKNVHRRY, from the coding sequence ATGCGATCAGCACGTTCAATCAAGCAAATAACCCTCCCGGTTTCTTGGGCTGAGTTACCGTGGGGAGAATATTACCGTGTTGCCCTGGAACGTCAATTGGAACCGTGGTGGCCAAAAATCTTTGGTTTTCATTTAGTGAAAGTCGGTAACTTAAGTGCCGAAATTGATACTCGTTCCTGTTTGGTCAGCCATCAAATCAATGTCGGATCACAAGGGCAAAATATGGACGTCATTGCTGATCCCCATTACCTCCCTTTTGCAACTAAATCTGTTGATGCTTGTTTGCTGGCGCATATGCTGACTTATAGTATTGATCCACATTGGCTCTTGAGAGAAGTCGATAGGATCATGATAGACGACGGTTGGTTGGTTATCAGTGGGTTTAATCCAATAAGCCTGCTAGGGTTAAGGAAAGTGATTACCCCGATATATCGTCGTCAATCTTGCCAAGCCCAGATGTTTTCAATGTTGCGCCAATTGGATTGGTTGCGTCTGCTTAATTATGAAGTGATTCACCATGCTAACTTCCATATTTTACCGTGGCAAAAAAGCAGCAAGCGTCTTGATAACGCCTGTCTGTCAATATTGGGTTGTTTGAATGTGATTATTGCCCGCAAGCGGACAATACCATTAACATTAAACTCTATGCGGGCGACATTGTTGAAACCGAAATTCAGTAATGCGTTGGGAGCGGCGAAAAATGTTCACCGACGATATTAA
- a CDS encoding MepB family protein, with translation MSLLKQNTIYSGNFPDIFTKINEYLLFPSGLQLNTVPYLETESRDYSAMRFQLNGKAVIFRQAKTTPNKQGQFVTLWKRPTPDSEIMPFEESDDIDFCLIATFSEHQKGIFLFNSHILLKKGVFSSQSKEGKRAIRVYPSWVSPTSKQAIQTQKWQSLYFINLDKQEIAIEQFKRVFLNHNTNN, from the coding sequence TTGTCATTATTAAAGCAAAACACAATATATTCAGGCAATTTCCCTGATATTTTCACCAAGATCAACGAATATCTGCTATTTCCCTCTGGACTCCAACTGAACACTGTCCCTTATCTCGAAACAGAAAGCCGTGATTATAGCGCCATGCGGTTTCAATTGAATGGTAAAGCGGTCATTTTTCGTCAGGCTAAAACAACGCCCAATAAACAAGGGCAATTTGTCACGCTTTGGAAAAGGCCAACGCCAGATTCAGAAATAATGCCTTTTGAAGAAAGTGATGACATTGATTTTTGTCTGATAGCCACTTTTTCAGAGCATCAAAAAGGTATTTTTCTGTTCAATTCACATATTCTGTTAAAAAAAGGCGTTTTCTCAAGTCAATCTAAAGAGGGTAAAAGAGCCATTCGGGTTTATCCTTCTTGGGTATCCCCGACCTCAAAGCAAGCAATCCAAACACAAAAATGGCAATCTTTGTATTTTATAAATCTCGATAAACAAGAAATTGCTATTGAGCAATTTAAGCGTGTTTTCTTAAATCATAATACTAATAATTAA